The Faecalibacterium sp. I3-3-33 DNA window TTGGCATGGCGGAAAAGTTTGCGGCTCAAGTGCAAAGCTTGCGGGAGAGAACGCTCCCCCGGGGGGAGCTGTCGCGCAGCGACTGAGGGGCTTCAAATCGGCGGAGCCGGAAAAAACGGTTAAAAGATCTTCACGCCGAACAGGCGTGAATCTTCAGTTTTTTCCGGTGTAGCCCACTTCTTTGGGGTTAAAAGGGGCGAGTAGCCCCTTTTTCGTGGCTCCAGCGCGTCGAAATCGCTGGCACTTTTCTGGTTCTCTTTTGGTGTCAAAAGAGAACATCCACGGCAGCATCCTCCATTCCCCGCCGGGCGGCGGTGTTTTCACTCCTCCATCTGCTTTGCCAGAAAGGCCGCTGCCACTGCCACCGCCTTGCACTGGGCGTCCTCCGGGCAGGCGGTGCGATCCTCGGTCAGCAGACCCACCGCGCCGGTCACGTCCCCGCCCGCCAGTACCGGCGCGGCGCATAGCAGCACCCGGGGTGCGCCCTCGCAGGGCAGCAGGGTCTTTTCCGGGTTGCCTGGGCTTTGGTAGGGCTTGCGGGCTTCCATCAGCTTTTCCAGCGGCTGGCTGATGCTGCGGTCTGCCAGCTCCCGCCGCCCGCTGCCGCTGACCGCCAGAATGCGGTCCCTGTCGCACACAAAGGCGGTCA harbors:
- a CDS encoding stage V sporulation T C-terminal domain-containing protein, whose product is MKATGIVRRIDELGRVVIPKEIRRTQRIRRGDPLEIFTTGDGEVIFKKYSPMGEVNTLAAQLAEVLSRQFALTAFVCDRDRILAVSGSGRRELADRSISQPLEKLMEARKPYQSPGNPEKTLLPCEGAPRVLLCAAPVLAGGDVTGAVGLLTEDRTACPEDAQCKAVAVAAAFLAKQMEE